The genomic region GCGTCACCTCGAACAAATTCATGCCGAAGTAGCCGCACGTGCGCATCTCGCCGCCGCTGTTGATCTTGGCCGCATCGAAGCTGTCGGCGAGACGGAGGGCCTTCATCGGTGGCCCCTTCACACGCAGCAGCGCCAGGCCCAGCTTGTCATCGGCGCGAACCAGTTCGAACGGCACGGCGTCGCCACCGCGATCGGTGAGTTGCGGGTTGATCGCATCGACCACCACGCGCGCGCTGGTGACGACGAGGTCGGGCGCGACCGGAAATGCCACCGCGCGCTCGTTGCGTAACTCGACCTGCCGACCAACGTGGGACGCGGGGTTGTGATTCTCCACCGACGCGTTCACGCCGCCCGGCGTTGCATCCACCGGCGCGGTCGCGGCGTCCGTGGGCTCGGTCGTGGTGTCGGTGGGTTCCTCGGTGGGCGCCTCGAACTTCAACTCTCCGAGCGGCGTGGTAAAGGGCTCGGCCTCAGTCTGCCCGGCGATCCACTCGGCGACCTCGGTGTCGGGGATGCTCGTGCGCTTGCCCTCGTGTTCAACGATGTAGACGCCGTCCCCCTCCTCCACCTTCCCGTTCACCCGGCGGCCATCCTTCAACACGAGCGTATCCGCCAGCGCCACACTGGCGCATGCGACAACCACGGCAACAAACGACATCAACGAACGGCGGTACATAACGGCATCCTTCCCGAACAACGGGCAACGCGGTCGGGAGTTCATCAGGCGTCCCCAGTGCAGCGCGCGGCAGGCTCCCCAACCCGTACTACATGGGAAGACGCCCGGCGTTGCAAGTCGTTACGTTAAGGATGCGTTAAGACGGCCAATTACCGCTTTTTAGCGATGAACGACATTAAATCATGAACTTCCATGCAATTGATTACGCTGCCCACCGTCGTGCCCGCTCGGCGGGCGACGTTGATGCCGTAGATCATCTCGGTCAAGCCGCTCACGCTGTGCGCGTCGGTGTTGATCGACAGCATCACGCCCGTCTCCAGCGCGGCCCGCGCGTTCACCTCGTTCAGGTCCAACCGCGGATAGCCGGCGTTAATCTCCATGGCCGTTCCGTTCTTGGCGGCCACCGGGAACAGCTGCGCGAAGTCCAACGGCAACCCCTCACGGCTGTTGATCAACCGGCCGGTCGGATGGCCGATGATGTTCACGTAGCGCGTGTCGATCGCCCGCTTGATGCGGTCGGTCGCCTTCTTCGAATCCTGCTTCAGCGACACGTGCGGGCTGGCCACCACGATGTCCAGTTCCTTCAGCACGGCGTCGTCGAAATCCAGCCGCCCGTCGACCAGAATATCGACCTCGCAGCCGGCTAGCAGCTTGATGCCCTTGATCTTGTCGGCCACCTTGCGAATGGCGGCGACGTGCTTCAACAAGCGATCAGCGGTTAAACCGTTGGCGATCACCTGACTCTTGGAATGGTCGGTGATCGCCAGGAACGCGTATCCCATCGCCTTGGCAGCCTCGGCCATTTCTTCGATGCTGTTGGTGCCGTCGGACGCCGTCGTATGCGTATGAAGGTCGCCGCGAATGTCGGCCAGCTGAATCAGCTTCGGCAGCGTGCCGGCCTCGGCCAGCGCCACCTCGCCGCGGTCTTCGCGCAGTTCCGGTTCGACGTACGCCAGGCCCAGCGCCGCGTACACGTCGGCTTCGGTCCTGCTCGCGATCGGCGCGAGCTTCGGCGCCTCGGCCGTCTTCTTGGCAGCCTTTTCGTACTTCGCCAAATCGTACAGTCCCCACTCGCTAAGGGTCATGCCCTTGTCGAGCGCCCGGCCACGGATGCGCACGTTGTGGTCCTTGCTGCCGGTGAAGTAGAGCAGCGCGGCACCGAAGTTTTCTTCGGGCACCATGCGCAGATCGACCTGCAACCCACCGGCCGTCAGCACACTGGCCTTGCTGGCCCCTTGCCCGAGGATGTGCTGTACCTCCGGGAACGCCACGAATAGCGCCGCGATGGCGACCGGGTCGGCCTTGTCGGTCAGCGCAGCGACGATGTCGACGTCGCCGATCGTCTCTTTCCGCCGCCTTAGGCTTCCCGCGACCTCGGCCCGGGCAATGCCCTTCAGCGCCCGCACGCGCTCGATCAGGCTCTCGCCCATCGGCAGCGCCTCCACGATGCCCACGCGCCCCTTCGCCTGGGCCCGCAGCGCGATGCCCTGCTTAATCGAGTCGATCTTCTTGGCGCCAATGCCCTTCAGCCCGTCCAGCTTGCCCTCGTCGATCGCCCGCACCAGTTCTTCCTGGTTGGTGATGCCGCGCTCCTTCCAGAGCAGCGAGATCGTCTTCGGCCCCAGGCCCGGAATCTCCAGCATCGGCAACAGGCCGGCCGGCACGCTGGTCGAGACTTCCTCGAAGTCGACACTGCGGCCGTTGCGGATGTAGTCTTCAATGATCTTCCGGCTGGCCGGGCCGATGCCCTCCAGGTCCTTCAGGGTGCCGTCGTCGTGGGCCTTCTTGATGTCGAAGGTCATGTCGTTCAGGATGCGCGACACCTTCGAGAACGCGATCGCCTTGAAGACGCTTTCCCCTTTGATCTCCATAACGGCGGCCATGATGCGGAAGATTTCGGCTAGGTCGTGGTTCAGGGCCATAACTCCAGTGTACAGTCTGTCGCATGCGCCTCCACGACCTCGTCATCACGCTAGACGAAATCGCCCCGATTCGCTTTGCCGAAACGTGGGACAACGTCGGCCTGCTCGCCGGCGATCCGCAGCAGAGCGTCAGCAAGGCGATCCTGACGATCGACTACACCCCCGCCGTCGCCGCTGAAGCGACCGCGATCGGGGCGGACGTGGTGATCGCGTATCACCCGCCGATCTTTACACCAGTAAAGCGACTGACGGCCAACTCGTCGTCCGGCCTGGTCTTCGATGCCATCCGACGAGGCGTGGCGATCTACTCGCCGCACACCGCGATCGACGTGGCGCCCGGTGGCACCAACGACATGCTGGCCGACGCGCTCGGACTGCCCGCGGACGACCGCCAGCCGCTGCGCATCGTTCAACCGAAGGCCAATCAGTACAAGCTGGTGACGTTCGTGCCGAAGGATGCGCTCCCGCGCGTTAGCGAGGCCCTTTTCGCCGCTGGCGCGGGGCATATTGGCAATTACAGCCACTGCAGCTTTCAGATCGACGGCCGAGGCACGTTCGTGGGTGAAGAAGGGACGAACCCGACCGTCGGCCAGTCCGGCCGATTGGAAACGACCGCCGAGGTGCGGCTGGAGACCGTCCTGCCCATCGCGCGCCTGAACGATGCCCTGACCGCCCTTCGCGCCAGCCATCCCTACGAGGAACCCGCGTTCGACCTCGTGCAGTTGGCCGCACCACCGGAGAAGACCGGGCAGGGCCGGATCGGCAACCTTAAACAGCCCGTTGCGCGCCGCGAGCTGATCGAGCGCATCAAGACCGCCTTAAACCTCGATCACCTGCTGATCGCCGGCCCGACCGATGGCGACGCGACCCGGCTGGCCTGTTGCGCCGGCAGTTGTGGCGACCTGCTCGACGACGCGATCGCCCAGCACGCCGACCTCTACCTCACCGGTGAGATGAAGCACCACGAAGCCCTCCGCGCCGCCGCAAGCGGCATGACGGTCATCTGCACCCTGCACAGCAACAGCGAGCGGGCGGTGCTGCGGCGTATCCAAGCCAAGTTGCGCGACGCGCTGCCCAACTTCCCCACGCACGTCAGCGAACACGACCGCGACCCGTTCGTGATTGTGTGATTCTCTTACCCCTCTCCCGGTACTCCGGGGGAGGCTGGGTGGGGGTGATTTCCGATTCCATTGAAACAGATCCTTCGCTCCAATTTTTGCCCGCTAGCCCATCCGTCGCGCATCCGCATACAATACCCACCAACGATCGACCGCCGTCGCACCTGCGCGTGCGACGAACGGCCGACGAGCAACGAAGGAACCACGAAACCTTGGCTGAACTGAAACGTACCGATCTCTCCGTCCGCCAGGAGCGGGCGATCCTCGTCGGCGTCATCCTGCCCGGCACGACCGCCGACCCGCGCGATCCGCTGGGCGAGCTGGCCTCGCTCGCCAAGACCGCCGGCGCCAAGCCCGTCGCCACGCTGCTGCAGCGGCGCCAGCGCGTTGACCCCGGCACCTATCTCGGCAGTGGCAAGGCCCTCGAGATCGCGCACCTGGCGATGGAACACAAGGCCAACGTCGTCCTGTTCGACAACGAGCTTACCCCCAGCCAGATCGGCGCCCTCGAGAAGATCATCAACGAGGAGGCCAAAAGCCCGCGCAACCAAGGCATCAAGGTCCTGGACCGCAGCGAGCTGATCCTCGACATCTTCGCCACCCGCGCGCAAACGCACGAGGCCAAGCTGCAGGTGGAACTGGCGCAGCTGCAGTACACCTTCCCGCGCCTGGCCAAGATGTGGGGCCACTTGGAACGCATCGCCGGCAGCGGCGCGGGCATGGGCATCGGCGCGCGCGGTCCGGGTGAAACGCAGCTGGAAACCGACCGCCGAATCGTGCGCAAGCGCATCGCCGATTTGCGCGACGACATCGGGCAGATCCAGGAGCGCAAGACGCGGCTGGTGTCGGAGCGCACGCGGCACCACTTCACGGTCTGCGTCGTCGGCTACACGAACGCCGGCAAGAGCACCCTCTTCAACACGCTGACCGCCGCCGGCACTTACGCCGACGACAAGCTGTTCGCCACGTTGGACACGAAGACGCGCGCCTGGAAGCTGGAGAAGGGCACCGAGGTGCTGTTGAGCGACACGGTCGGCTTCGTGCGCGACCTGCCGCACAACCTCGTCGCGTCGTTCAAGGCGACGCTGGAAGAGGCCGTGAACGCCGACCTGCTGCTGCACGTCTTAGACGTCGGCCATCCGCACGCCGAGCAGCAGTTCAAGAGCGTGCACGACGTGCTCGACGAGATCGGCGCCAAGGGCAAGCCCGAGGTTCTGCTGCTGAACAAGATCGACACGCCCGAGGGCGAAGAGGCCATGTCGTTCTGGCGCGCGCTGCACAGCGACGCGATCGCCATCAGCGCCAAGACCGGCGCCGGCCTCGACAAGCTGCACGAGGCCGTCTACCAGTTCGTGCGCGGCCAGCAGGTCGACGTGACGCTGGAGGCCGACGTGACCAACGGCAAGCTGCTGGCCTTCCTGGAGAGCAACACGCGCATAAGCGACCGCCAGTTCATCGACGGCGACGGCCGCGTGCAGGTCCGCACCATCATGGGCCGCCAAACCCTCGCCGACCTCGCCCGCAACGGCCAGATCGACATCAAGACCGTCGAACCCGCCGGTGAGGTTCGGTAAGGCGCGTTGTCTCGCGGCTGACAGTCTCCCTCTTCTGTAGGACAGGCATTCCTGCCTGTCTCTCCCCCCGTCTTCTGTGGCACAGGCATTCTTGCCTGTGTCTCTTCTGTCTTCTGTCTTTGCATTGGTGGGGCAGACATTCTTGTCTGCCCCGCGGCGGCAGCCGTGATCCACTGATGAGGAGAGGGAGCCACGAAGGCGCGAAGGACGCGAAGGCGGGCACGAAGAGATGCAGGTAAAATTGAGGTGGGCCAGTAATCCTCCCCCTCTCCCTCCGGGAGAGGGCAGGGGTGAGGGCCCGAAGGTGGGATGAACTTGTGCTTAGCCGAAGCTCGCTCGCCTAACCGCCGTCACCCTAGGCACTGTCTGACGGATCGCGCACTGGCGAAAGGTATGTCATCCCGACGGGAGCCTTGGCGACCTGAGGGATCTCCCACTGGCGTGAATTGCTCGTCCATCGAGATCCCTCAGGTCGCCTTAGGCTCCCTTCGGGATGACAACCACACGTATGGGCGCTCACTATGATCCGTCAGACAGTGCCTAACGCTCTCCCCGGAGAGAGACGGAACCAGCCCGCATCCCGCAAATCCCACCCTTCACCCCGGCGGCCGCCACAGCGTCCACGTCACCGTCAGGCTTCCCGCCGCCAATTGCTTTGCATCCCAGATCGGCGTGATGAACTCCAGTTCGACATACCCGCTGCCCGCCGGTTCGTCCGGCTGCGTGTAGAGCTGCGCTCGCTCGGCGGGATCAAGCGGCCCCTCCTTTGGCGAGAACGCCGCCTGCTGCATAAAGAACGTATCGCCGATCTTCACGCGCATCTTGTCGGCTTCAATCCCCACCTTCGCCGACGTCGGCGGGCGCGTGAAGATCACGTCGCCCAGCCCGATGGGCGACGGTTGCGGCGCCGGCCAACGGCCTTTGAATTCCTCAAACGCTTTCGGATAAACCGCGCTGTTGAGCCCCCCCGGCGACCGCGCGAAGAGCGGCGTGACGATCACCTCGTCCACCACGGGCAACTGCGTCACCGTCCACAGCCCCACGCCGTGGGCCTTGGCGGGGTCCACCACTTCCACCCGGTTGACGACCGTCATGCGCGGCTGCCCCTGCACCAGCGACAGTTCCCGCACGATGCGCACGCCGTACGCGTCGATCACCGGCGACGTCATCACCAGCCCGTCCTTCGTCGTTCGCACCGTGTACGGTTCCTTCGGTGGATCGCCCGGCGGTGGCCACGCCTTGCCGTTGCGCTTCTCCCAATCCGCCTGCGGCCACAGCCACACCTTGTCGCCGCCCCAGTTCTTCCACGCGTCCTTGCTCAGGTCCGATTGCGGGTTCACCCACAGCACGTTCGGCCCGCCGATAAAGCGGAACTCGGTGATGCGCCCCTTGGCCGGCTCGACGATCACCTCGATCATGTCGTTCGCCAGCCGAACCACCTGCTGGCCATCGGGGCTCGTCAACGTAGTCGTCTGCACCGCCGGGGCACGCTGTGCGCACCCCGCGCCGGTCACGGCAAGCACGGCCAGCAAGGGGATGGCGATGAAGTGGGTGAGTTGTTTCATGACGGCCGACACTATACCGGGCCCCCCATCGCTGACGCGAACCGAACAAACTGGCAGCGTCCCGACTAACGTTCGGTATCCTTCCGACACCTCTCATGCACAAGGAGCCAGAACAACGATGAGCCAGACCACCCCCGCCGACGTTCCGCCCGCCCAAGCCATGCTGCAATTGATCGGCGGCTTCTGGGTGTCGCGCGCCCTCTACGCGGCCGCCACGCTTGGGTTGGCAGACCTGCTGAAGGACGGCCCCCGGTCGGCCGACGCGCTGGCCGCCGCCACGGGCATGAAGGCCCGGCCGATGTATCGCCTGCTGCGCGCCCTGGCGAGCGTGGGCGTTTTCCGCGAGCGCGCCGACGGCACGTTCGAGCTGACCGCCGTCGCCGCCACGCTGCGGTCCGATGTGCCGGATTCGCTGCGCGCCACGGCGATGTCCGAACTGGGGCCGTCGCACTACGGCGCGTGGGGCGAGATCCTGCACAGCCTGAAGACCGGCGACCCGTCGTTCGACCACGTCCACGGGATGCCGGTCTTCGAATGGTTCGGCCAGAACCCCGACCGCGCCAAGATCTTCAACCAATCCATGACGGAATTCTCAACGATGGTCGAGGCGGCGGTCGTCGAGGCGTACGACTTCTCCGCCTGCGGCACGATCGTCGACGTCGGCGGTGGGCACGGTTCATTCCTCGCCGGCATCCTGAAGAAATGGCCGTCGCTGCGCGGCATCGTCTACGACAGCCCGCAGGTCGTCGCGGGCGCTGCGCCATTACTGGCCAGCGCCGGATTAACCGACCGCTGCACAACCGCGGCCGGCGACTTCTTCCAATCGGTGCCGGCCGGTGGCAACACCTACGTGATGAAGCACATCATCCACGACTGGTACGACGACCGCTGCCAGGCCATCTTGGGCCACTGCCGCAAGGTGATGAAGCCGGGCGACCGCGTGTTGATCGTCGACCAGGTGCTGCCAGGCGGCAACGAGCCCTCGATCGGCAAGTTCACTGACCTAGTCATGATGATCATGCCCGGCGGCATGGAGCGCACCGCCGCCGAGTTCGAATCGCTCGTCACCCGCGCCGGCCTCCGTTTCGGCCGCATCGTGCCGACGAAGTCGCCGGTCTGCGTGGTCGAGGCGTTCGCTTAACCGCGAGGGATGTCCGCTTCCTGCCGTGGCATGGGCGTCTCGCCCATGCATGTCAGCAGAAGAGGGGACTCGATTTACTTCAATTGCTCTTAAACGTCTCCTCAACCAAAAAAGACTTTCTCCTCCGGGCCAGTGCATGGGCGAGACGCCCATGCCACGGTAAGCCGATCTCGCACGCGCACCCTCGCCCCTTCGCGTCTCGGCCGCTTCGCGGTAATCTGCCTCGCTGGATCGTCAGACGAAACAACAACCACGAGGCCCGCTATGTCCATCGCCCCCTTCACGCAGCGTCCCGCTTACACGGCTTTGAAGAAGCACCACGACGCCATCAAGGGCCAGCACCTGCGCGAGCTGTTCAAGTCCGACGCCTCGCGCGGCAGCCGAATGACGCTGGACGCCTGCGGCCTCTACATCGACTACTCCAAACATCGCGCGACGGATGAAACGCTGAAGCTCCTCCTCCAACTCGCCCGCGAGAGCGACCTCGAAGCCCGCCGCGACGCGATGTTCGCTGGCGAGCGGATCAACATCACCGAGGACCGGGCCGTCCTTCACACCGCCCTTCGCGCGCCGCGCAGCGCCACGATCAACGTCGATGGGAAGAACGTCGTGCCCGATGTCCACGCCGTGCTCGATAAGATGAGCGCCTTCGCCGACAAAGTTCGTTCGGGCGACTGGAAAGGCTTTTCGGGCAAACCGATCAGGAACATCGTCAACATTGGCATCGGCGGGTCCGACCTTGGCCCCGTCATGGCGTACGAGGCCCTTCGCAAATACAGCCAGCGAAACCTGACGTTCCGCTTCGTCTCCAACGTCGACGGCACTGATTTGCACGAGGCCACCATCGACCTCGATCCGGCTGAAACGCTCTTCATCATCGCCAGCAAGACCTT from Tepidisphaeraceae bacterium harbors:
- a CDS encoding Nif3-like dinuclear metal center hexameric protein, with the translated sequence MRLHDLVITLDEIAPIRFAETWDNVGLLAGDPQQSVSKAILTIDYTPAVAAEATAIGADVVIAYHPPIFTPVKRLTANSSSGLVFDAIRRGVAIYSPHTAIDVAPGGTNDMLADALGLPADDRQPLRIVQPKANQYKLVTFVPKDALPRVSEALFAAGAGHIGNYSHCSFQIDGRGTFVGEEGTNPTVGQSGRLETTAEVRLETVLPIARLNDALTALRASHPYEEPAFDLVQLAAPPEKTGQGRIGNLKQPVARRELIERIKTALNLDHLLIAGPTDGDATRLACCAGSCGDLLDDAIAQHADLYLTGEMKHHEALRAAASGMTVICTLHSNSERAVLRRIQAKLRDALPNFPTHVSEHDRDPFVIV
- a CDS encoding trypsin-like peptidase domain-containing protein, whose protein sequence is MYRRSLMSFVAVVVACASVALADTLVLKDGRRVNGKVEEGDGVYIVEHEGKRTSIPDTEVAEWIAGQTEAEPFTTPLGELKFEAPTEEPTDTTTEPTDAATAPVDATPGGVNASVENHNPASHVGRQVELRNERAVAFPVAPDLVVTSARVVVDAINPQLTDRGGDAVPFELVRADDKLGLALLRVKGPPMKALRLADSFDAAKINSGGEMRTCGYFGMNLFEVTLEFADCKAERPSAKAPWTIEATKHPATPGGPVLFGNQVIGVQLAERNSAIHRVPAVTLEQLRQFLGKDYAKPPGETDPAQSAMQLNAQHERPQE
- the polX gene encoding DNA polymerase/3'-5' exonuclease PolX, with product MALNHDLAEIFRIMAAVMEIKGESVFKAIAFSKVSRILNDMTFDIKKAHDDGTLKDLEGIGPASRKIIEDYIRNGRSVDFEEVSTSVPAGLLPMLEIPGLGPKTISLLWKERGITNQEELVRAIDEGKLDGLKGIGAKKIDSIKQGIALRAQAKGRVGIVEALPMGESLIERVRALKGIARAEVAGSLRRRKETIGDVDIVAALTDKADPVAIAALFVAFPEVQHILGQGASKASVLTAGGLQVDLRMVPEENFGAALLYFTGSKDHNVRIRGRALDKGMTLSEWGLYDLAKYEKAAKKTAEAPKLAPIASRTEADVYAALGLAYVEPELREDRGEVALAEAGTLPKLIQLADIRGDLHTHTTASDGTNSIEEMAEAAKAMGYAFLAITDHSKSQVIANGLTADRLLKHVAAIRKVADKIKGIKLLAGCEVDILVDGRLDFDDAVLKELDIVVASPHVSLKQDSKKATDRIKRAIDTRYVNIIGHPTGRLINSREGLPLDFAQLFPVAAKNGTAMEINAGYPRLDLNEVNARAALETGVMLSINTDAHSVSGLTEMIYGINVARRAGTTVGSVINCMEVHDLMSFIAKKR
- the hflX gene encoding GTPase HflX, translating into MAELKRTDLSVRQERAILVGVILPGTTADPRDPLGELASLAKTAGAKPVATLLQRRQRVDPGTYLGSGKALEIAHLAMEHKANVVLFDNELTPSQIGALEKIINEEAKSPRNQGIKVLDRSELILDIFATRAQTHEAKLQVELAQLQYTFPRLAKMWGHLERIAGSGAGMGIGARGPGETQLETDRRIVRKRIADLRDDIGQIQERKTRLVSERTRHHFTVCVVGYTNAGKSTLFNTLTAAGTYADDKLFATLDTKTRAWKLEKGTEVLLSDTVGFVRDLPHNLVASFKATLEEAVNADLLLHVLDVGHPHAEQQFKSVHDVLDEIGAKGKPEVLLLNKIDTPEGEEAMSFWRALHSDAIAISAKTGAGLDKLHEAVYQFVRGQQVDVTLEADVTNGKLLAFLESNTRISDRQFIDGDGRVQVRTIMGRQTLADLARNGQIDIKTVEPAGEVR
- a CDS encoding methyltransferase, yielding MSQTTPADVPPAQAMLQLIGGFWVSRALYAAATLGLADLLKDGPRSADALAAATGMKARPMYRLLRALASVGVFRERADGTFELTAVAATLRSDVPDSLRATAMSELGPSHYGAWGEILHSLKTGDPSFDHVHGMPVFEWFGQNPDRAKIFNQSMTEFSTMVEAAVVEAYDFSACGTIVDVGGGHGSFLAGILKKWPSLRGIVYDSPQVVAGAAPLLASAGLTDRCTTAAGDFFQSVPAGGNTYVMKHIIHDWYDDRCQAILGHCRKVMKPGDRVLIVDQVLPGGNEPSIGKFTDLVMMIMPGGMERTAAEFESLVTRAGLRFGRIVPTKSPVCVVEAFA